In Ctenopharyngodon idella isolate HZGC_01 chromosome 2, HZGC01, whole genome shotgun sequence, the following are encoded in one genomic region:
- the LOC127522031 gene encoding kinesin-like protein KIF1A isoform X7, with protein MAGASVKVAVRVRPFNSREIGKDSKCIIQMSGNTTTIINPKQPKENKSFNFDYSYWSHTTPEDVNYACQKQVYKDIGEEMLLHAFEGYNVCIFAYGQTGAGKSYTMMGKQEKDQEGIIPLLCEDLFTKISDNNDNNMSYSVEVSYMEIYCERVRDLLNPKNKGNLRVREHPLMGPYVEDLSKLAVTSYNDIQDLMDSGNKARTVAATNMNETSSRSHAVFNIIFTQKRHDGETENTSEKVSKISLVDLAGSERADSTGAKGTRLKEGANINKSLTTLGKVISALAEVDSAPNKNKKKKKVESFIPYRDSVLTWLLRENLGGNSRTAMVAALSPADINYDETLSTLRYADRAKQIRCNAVINEDPNNRLVRELKDEVARLKDLLYAQGLGDIIEMTNAMTGMSPSPSLSALSSRAGSISSLHDRIMFSPGSEEAIERLKETEKIIAELNETWEEKLRRTEAIRMEREALLAEMGVAMREDGGTVGVFSPKKTPHLVNLNEDPLMSECLLYYIKDGITKVGREDASSRQDIVLSGHFIKDEHCIFTSSTNASGEGTVVLEPCEGAETYVNGKRVTEPTVLRSGNRIIMGKSHVFRFNDPEQARQERERTPCADTPVEPVDWAFAQRELLEKQGIDMKQEMEQRLQELEDQYRKEREEASNLLEQQRLDYESKLEALQRQVNSRYYPETTEEEEEPEEEVLWTKRETELALWAFRKWRFYQFTSLRDLLWGNAIFLKEANAISVELKKKVQFQFVLLTDTLYSPLPPDLLPPSIAKDREKRLFPRTIVAVEVQDQKNGATHYWTLDKLRQRLDLMREMYDRAAEVPSTAVEDCDHMMSGGDPFYDRFPWFRLVGRTPILNTCMTERMSGLTLSPTLSDPDSDITELADERHYGKVEVEDEELEDLDDEIFLEDPGSELGREEEDGVGEHCPGVSDGQDPFYDRWPLFSLVGRAFVYLSNLLYPVPLVHRVAIVSEKGEVKGFLRVAVQAISADEEAPDYGSGVRQSGTAKISFEDQQFEKFQTETCTAGMSHSNTSQEELRIVEGEGQNSEMGLSADEVNNNTCAASPEVPNSPLKGLECPLDVAQEKSFQHLKIGSNFTFRVTVLQASSISAEYADIFCQFNFIHRHDEAFSTEPLKNTGRGPPLGFYHVQNITVEVTKSFVEYIKSQPIVFEVFGHYQKQPFPPLCKDLISSLRPTRRQFPRVMPLSKPVPATKLSTLTRSTAGPCHCKYDLMAFFEICELEANGDYIPAVVDHRGGMPCHGTFLLHQGIQRRITVTIAHETGNDIEWKEVKELVIGRIRNTPEADETIIDPNILSLNILSSGYIRPSYDDRTFYRFEAAWDSSMHNSLLLNRVTPYGEKIYITLSAYLEMENCTQPTVITKDFCMVFYSRDAKLPASRSIRNLFSTGAFRPSESNRVTGVYELSLCHLADIGSPGMQRRRRRVLDTSVAYVRGEENLAGWRPRSDSLILDHQWELEKLSLLQEVEKTRHYLLLREKLEASLLLGQDSFCGKDLMDSPKASSPMISPVVSLGLDSPNERQRELAAKCVRLLMHTFNRQYSQVSSSLSESKLSEMSASLLRDGSSSPLNTLTPSSTCPSLVDSHYGNPDLRGAEANSGASSPDLDPFSPIERKPRSCTFIPNIQEIRVSPIVSKKGYLHFLEPHTSGWVKRYIVVRRPYVYLYRSERDCVERAVINLSSAQVEYSEDQQTMLRAPNTFAVCTEHRNILLQAGNDKEMHDWLYAFNPLLAGTIRSKLSRRKSGQMRM; from the exons CAATTATAAATCCAAAACAGCCAAAAGAAAACAAGAGCTTCAACTTTGACTATTCCTATTGGTCACATACAACG CCAGAAGATGTGAACTATGCATGCCAAAAGCAGGTTTATAAAGACATAGGGGAGGAAATGCTTCTGCATGCCTTTGAGGGATATAACGTCTGTATCTTTGCCTATGGGCAAACTGGGGCTGGAAAGTCATATACCATGATGGGCAAGCAAGAGAAGGACCAAGAAGGCATCATCCCACTG CTATGTGAGGACCTGTTTACCAAGATCAGTGACAATAATGACAACAACATGTCATACTCGGTTGAG GTAAGTTACATGGAGATCTACTGTGAGCGTGTGCGGGACCTTCTGAACCCAAAGAACAAAGGGAATCTGCGTGTGCGAGAGCATCCTCTGATGGGGCCATATGTGGAGGACCTATCAAAACTGGCTGTTACTTCCTACAATGACATTCAGGACCTAATGGACTCTGGAAACAAAGCCAG GACTGTGGCGGCCACCAACATGAATGAGACCAGCAGCCGCTCCCATGCTGTATTCAACATCATCTTCACACAgaaacgacatgatggtgagacAGAGAACACATCTGAAAAG GTCAGCAAAATCAGCTTGGTAGACTTGGCAGGGAGTGAGCGTGCTGATTCTACTGGAGCTAAAGGCACTAGACTCAAG GAAGGAGCTAATATCAACAAATCTTTAACAACGCTGGGCAAAGTTATCTCTGCGTTGGCCGAAGTG GACTCTGCACCAAACAAG aacaagaagaagaagaaagtggAGAGCTTTATTCCATACAGAGATTCAGTTCTGACATGGCTGCTGAGGGAAAACCTTG GAGGTAACTCCCGCACTGCCATGGTAGCAGCTCTAAGTCCTGCTGATATTAACTATGATGAGACTCTCAGCACACTCAG GTATGCTGACCGAGCCAAGCAGATCCGTTGCAACGCCGTCATCAATGAAGACCCCAACAACCGCCTGGTGCGTGAGTTGAAGGACGAGGTGGCTCGTCTGAAGGATCTGCTCTATGCTCAGGGTCTTGGAGACATCATTGAGA TGACCAATGCCATGACAGGGATGAGCCCCTCCCCCTCACTCTCTGCCCTGTCCAGCCGAGCTGGCTCCATCAGCAGTCTGCATGACCGGATCATGTTCAGCCCGGGAAGCGAGGAAGCCATTGAGAGGCTGAAA GAAACTGAGAAGATAATCGCAGAACTCAATGAAACTTGGGAAGAGAAGCTTCGCCGCACCGAGGCCATTCGAATGGAAAG GGAGGCACTTTTAGCTGAAATGGGTGTGGCGATGAGGGAAGATGGAGGTACCGTTGGAGTCTTTTCACCAAAGAAG ACTCCACACTTGGTCAACCTCAATGAAGATCCACTGATGTCTGAGTGCTTATTGTACTACATTAAAGATGGAATCACCAA GGTCGGCCGTGAAGATGCCAGCAGTCGGCAGGACATTGTTCTGAGCGGCCATTTCATTAAAGATGAACACTGTATATTTACAAGTAGTACAAATGCCTCAGGAGAGGGTACGGTTGTCCTGGAGCCTTGTGAAGGAGCAGAGACTTACGTTAACGGCAAGAGAGTGACAGAGCCCACTGTTCTCAGATCAG GTAACCGTATCATTATGGGCAAGAGCCACGTGTTCCGTTTCAATGACCCAGAGCAAGCACGGCAAGAGAGGGAGAGGACCCCATGTGCAGACACACCTGTGGAGCCGGTGGACTGGGCCTTTGCCCAGAGAGAGCTATTGGAGAAACAAGGCATTGACATGAAACAAGAGATGGAGCAAAG GTTACAGGAGCTGGAGGACCAGTACCGCAAGGAGAGAGAAGAAGCAAGCAACCTTCTGGAACAGCAGAGACTG gaCTATGAGAGTAAGCTGGAAGCTCTTCAGAGGCAGGTCAACTCCAGATATTACCCAGAAACcactgaggaagaggaggaaccAGAAGAGGAAG TGCTGTGGACAAAGCGGGAGACGGAACTGGCCCTCTGGGCTTTCCGGAAATGGCGATTCTATCAGTTCACCTCTCTCAGAGACCTGCTCTGGGGAAATGCAATTTTCCTCAAGGAGGCTAATGCCATTAGTGTGGAGCTGAAGAAAAAG gttcagtttcagtttgtgCTGTTAACGGATACACTGTACTCCCCACTGCCCCCTGACCTCCTGCCCCCCAGCATAGCCAAAGACAGGGAGAAAAGGCTATTCCCTCGCACCATTGTAGCAGTAGAGGTTCAGGACCAGAAAAATGGTGCCACACACTACTGGACCCTGGACAAACTCAG ACAAAGACTGGATTTGATGAGAGAAATGTATGACCGAGCAGCAGAGGTGCCCAGTACGGCAGTCGAGGACTGTGATCATATGATGTCCGGTGGTGACCCCTTCTATGACCGCTTTCCATGGTTCCGCCTGGTTGGTCG CACTCCCATTCTCAACACGTGCATGACCGAGCGCATGAGTGGCCTTACCCTTTCCCCCACCCTCTCCGACCCTGACTCTGACATAACCGAGCTTGCCGATGAGCGGCATTATGGGAAAGTCGAGGTGGAGGATGAGGAGTTGGAGGACCTGGACGATGAGATCTTTTTGGAGGACCCTGGCTCAGAGCTTGggagagaggaggaggatggTGTGGGGGAGCACTGCCCAGGTGTCAGCGATGGCCAGGACCCCTTTTACGACCGCTGGCCTCTGTTCAGTTTAGTGGGAAG GGCGTTTGTGTATCTGAGTAATCTGCTGTACCCTGTGCCATTAGTGCACCGTGTGGCCATTGTAAGTGAGAAAGGCGAGGTCAAGGGTTTCCTCCGAGTAGCAGTACAAGCCATATCAG CTGATGAAGAAGCTCCTGATTATGGCTCTGGTGTGAGACAATCAGGAACGGCTAAGATTTCATTTGAGGATCAACAATTTGAGAAG TTCCAGACAGAAACATGCACCGCTGGCATGTCTCACTCAAACACATCTCAAGAGGAGCTGCGCATTGTAGAAGGAGAAGGACAAAACTCAGAGATGGGGCTCAGTGCTGATGAGGTCAACAACAACACCTGTGCAG CCTCTCCTGAAGTTCCTAACAGTCCTCTCAAGGGTCTGGAATGTCCTCTTGATGTGGCCCAGGAAAAATCCTTCCAGCACTTAAAAATAGGCAGCAACTTCACCTTCAGGGTCACAGTGCTTCAGGCCTCCAGCATCTCTGCTGAGTATGCAGATATCTTCTGCCAGTTCAA CTTTATTCACAGACATGACGAGGCATTTTCCACTGAGCCATTAAAGAATACCGGCCGAGGGCCTCCTCTGGGATTCTACCATGTACAGAAT ATAACTGTAGAGGTCACCAAATCTTTTGTGGAATACATCAAGAGTCAGCCAATAGTTTTTGAGGTATTTGGCCATTACCAAAAACAGCCCTTCCCTCCTCTCTGTAAGGACTTGATTAG TTCATTACGTCCAACAAGAAGGCAGTTCCCTAGGGTTATGCCTTTGTCAAAGCCAG TGCCTGCCACAAAACTGAGCACGCTCACACGCTCCACTGCTGGCCCATGTCACTGCAAATATGACCTTATGGCATTTTTTGAGATCTGTGAGCTGGAGGCCAACGGAGA CTATATCCCAGCTGTTGTTGATCACAGGGGTGGAATGCCCTGCCATGGTACATTCCTGTTGCACCAG GGCATCCAAAGGAGAATTACAGTCACTATAGCCCATGAAACCGGCAATGATATTGAGTGGAAGGAGGTTAAAGAGCTCGTCATAG GGCGCATCCGTAACACACCCGAGGCAGATGAGACTATCATCGACCCCAACATCCTGTCCCTCAACATCCTGTCTTCAGGCTACATACGACCATCTTATGATGACAG GACATTTTACCGCTTTGAGGCAGCATGGGATAGCTCCATGCACAACTCCCTTCTGCTGAACCGTGTCACTCCATATGGAGAGAAAATTTACATCACACTCTCCGCCTATCTTGAG ATGGAGAACTGCACTCAGCCCACTGTCATCACTAAggacttttgcatggtgttctACTCCAGAGACGCTAAACTTCCTGCGTCTCGCTCCATTCGAAACCTTTTCAGCACTGGTGCCTTTAGGCCCTCTGAGAG TAACCGTGTGACTGGAGTGTACGAATTAAGCCTCTGTCATTTGGCTGACATTGGAAGTCCTG GTATGCAAAGGAGGCGCAGACGGGTGCTGGACACCTCAGTGGCGTATGTGCGTGGAGAGGAGAACCTTGCAGGTTGGAGGCCCCGCAGTGACAGCCTCATCCTGGACCACCAGTGGGAGCTAGAGAAACTTAGCCTCCTACAAGAG GTGGAGAAGACCAGGCATTACCTTCTGCTGAGAGAGAAGCTAGAAGCATCTCTGCTGCTGGGACAGGATTCTTTCTGTGGCAAAGACCTGATGGACTCACCTAAGGCCTCCAGCCCCATGATCAGCCCAGTAGTCAGTCTGGGTTTGGACAGTCCCAATGAGAGGCAGAGGGAGCTGGCTGCCAAG TGTGTGCGACTGCTCATGCACACCTTCAACAGGCAGTACAGCCAGGTGAGCAGCAGTCTCAGTGAGAGCAAG ctGTCAGAGATGTCCGCATCCCTTTTAAGAGACGGTTCTTCTTCAcctctaaacactttgacacccTCCTCCACCTGCCCGTCACTGGTGGACAGTCACTATGGCAATCCAGACCTCAG AGGAGCTGAGGCTAACTCAGGTGCCTCTAGCCCTGATCTCGACCCCTTCAGCCCCATAGAGAGAAAACCCAGGAGCTGCACCTTCATCCCGAACATCCAGGAGATTCGTGTCAG CCCCATTGTGTCAAAGAAAGGCTATCTACACTTTCTTGAGCCACACACCAGTGGCTGGGTGAAGCGGTACATTGTGGTACGGCGGCCCTACGTCTACCTGTACCGCAGTGAGAGAGACTGCGTGGAGAGAGCCGTCATCAACCTGTCCTCTGCCCAGGTGGAGTACAGCGAAGATCAGCAGACCATGCTGAGG GCTCCTAACACTTTTGCAGTGTGCACTGAGCACCGGAACATTCTCCTCCAAGCAGGCAATGACAAAGAGATGCATGACTGGTTGTACGCATTCAACCCACTGCTGGCAGGAACTATCAG GTCTAAGCTTTCCAGAAGAAAATCAGGACAGATGAGGATGTGA
- the LOC127522031 gene encoding kinesin-like protein KIF1A isoform X1 yields MAGASVKVAVRVRPFNSREIGKDSKCIIQMSGNTTTIINPKQPKENKSFNFDYSYWSHTTPEDVNYACQKQVYKDIGEEMLLHAFEGYNVCIFAYGQTGAGKSYTMMGKQEKDQEGIIPLLCEDLFTKISDNNDNNMSYSVEVSYMEIYCERVRDLLNPKNKGNLRVREHPLMGPYVEDLSKLAVTSYNDIQDLMDSGNKARTVAATNMNETSSRSHAVFNIIFTQKRHDGETENTSEKVSKISLVDLAGSERADSTGAKGTRLKEGANINKSLTTLGKVISALAEVDSAPNKNKKKKKVESFIPYRDSVLTWLLRENLGGNSRTAMVAALSPADINYDETLSTLRYADRAKQIRCNAVINEDPNNRLVRELKDEVARLKDLLYAQGLGDIIETYRAQAPGISALKYLSSYKTNINSIQAINQRGDFSTVTNAMTGMSPSPSLSALSSRAGSISSLHDRIMFSPGSEEAIERLKETEKIIAELNETWEEKLRRTEAIRMEREALLAEMGVAMREDGGTVGVFSPKKTPHLVNLNEDPLMSECLLYYIKDGITKVGREDASSRQDIVLSGHFIKDEHCIFTSSTNASGEGTVVLEPCEGAETYVNGKRVTEPTVLRSGNRIIMGKSHVFRFNDPEQARQERERTPCADTPVEPVDWAFAQRELLEKQGIDMKQEMEQRLQELEDQYRKEREEASNLLEQQRLDYESKLEALQRQVNSRYYPETTEEEEEPEEEVLWTKRETELALWAFRKWRFYQFTSLRDLLWGNAIFLKEANAISVELKKKVQFQFVLLTDTLYSPLPPDLLPPSIAKDREKRLFPRTIVAVEVQDQKNGATHYWTLDKLRQRLDLMREMYDRAAEVPSTAVEDCDHMMSGGDPFYDRFPWFRLVGRTPILNTCMTERMSGLTLSPTLSDPDSDITELADERHYGKVEVEDEELEDLDDEIFLEDPGSELGREEEDGVGEHCPGVSDGQDPFYDRWPLFSLVGRAFVYLSNLLYPVPLVHRVAIVSEKGEVKGFLRVAVQAISADEEAPDYGSGVRQSGTAKISFEDQQFEKFQTETCTAGMSHSNTSQEELRIVEGEGQNSEMGLSADEVNNNTCAASPEVPNSPLKGLECPLDVAQEKSFQHLKIGSNFTFRVTVLQASSISAEYADIFCQFNFIHRHDEAFSTEPLKNTGRGPPLGFYHVQNITVEVTKSFVEYIKSQPIVFEVFGHYQKQPFPPLCKDLISSLRPTRRQFPRVMPLSKPVPATKLSTLTRSTAGPCHCKYDLMAFFEICELEANGDYIPAVVDHRGGMPCHGTFLLHQGIQRRITVTIAHETGNDIEWKEVKELVIGRIRNTPEADETIIDPNILSLNILSSGYIRPSYDDRVSLGIDHRTFYRFEAAWDSSMHNSLLLNRVTPYGEKIYITLSAYLEMENCTQPTVITKDFCMVFYSRDAKLPASRSIRNLFSTGAFRPSESNRVTGVYELSLCHLADIGSPGMQRRRRRVLDTSVAYVRGEENLAGWRPRSDSLILDHQWELEKLSLLQEVEKTRHYLLLREKLEASLLLGQDSFCGKDLMDSPKASSPMISPVVSLGLDSPNERQRELAAKCVRLLMHTFNRQYSQVSSSLSESKLSEMSASLLRDGSSSPLNTLTPSSTCPSLVDSHYGNPDLRGAEANSGASSPDLDPFSPIERKPRSCTFIPNIQEIRVSPIVSKKGYLHFLEPHTSGWVKRYIVVRRPYVYLYRSERDCVERAVINLSSAQVEYSEDQQTMLRAPNTFAVCTEHRNILLQAGNDKEMHDWLYAFNPLLAGTIRSKLSRRKSGQMRM; encoded by the exons CAATTATAAATCCAAAACAGCCAAAAGAAAACAAGAGCTTCAACTTTGACTATTCCTATTGGTCACATACAACG CCAGAAGATGTGAACTATGCATGCCAAAAGCAGGTTTATAAAGACATAGGGGAGGAAATGCTTCTGCATGCCTTTGAGGGATATAACGTCTGTATCTTTGCCTATGGGCAAACTGGGGCTGGAAAGTCATATACCATGATGGGCAAGCAAGAGAAGGACCAAGAAGGCATCATCCCACTG CTATGTGAGGACCTGTTTACCAAGATCAGTGACAATAATGACAACAACATGTCATACTCGGTTGAG GTAAGTTACATGGAGATCTACTGTGAGCGTGTGCGGGACCTTCTGAACCCAAAGAACAAAGGGAATCTGCGTGTGCGAGAGCATCCTCTGATGGGGCCATATGTGGAGGACCTATCAAAACTGGCTGTTACTTCCTACAATGACATTCAGGACCTAATGGACTCTGGAAACAAAGCCAG GACTGTGGCGGCCACCAACATGAATGAGACCAGCAGCCGCTCCCATGCTGTATTCAACATCATCTTCACACAgaaacgacatgatggtgagacAGAGAACACATCTGAAAAG GTCAGCAAAATCAGCTTGGTAGACTTGGCAGGGAGTGAGCGTGCTGATTCTACTGGAGCTAAAGGCACTAGACTCAAG GAAGGAGCTAATATCAACAAATCTTTAACAACGCTGGGCAAAGTTATCTCTGCGTTGGCCGAAGTG GACTCTGCACCAAACAAG aacaagaagaagaagaaagtggAGAGCTTTATTCCATACAGAGATTCAGTTCTGACATGGCTGCTGAGGGAAAACCTTG GAGGTAACTCCCGCACTGCCATGGTAGCAGCTCTAAGTCCTGCTGATATTAACTATGATGAGACTCTCAGCACACTCAG GTATGCTGACCGAGCCAAGCAGATCCGTTGCAACGCCGTCATCAATGAAGACCCCAACAACCGCCTGGTGCGTGAGTTGAAGGACGAGGTGGCTCGTCTGAAGGATCTGCTCTATGCTCAGGGTCTTGGAGACATCATTGAGA cATACCGGGCACAAGCTCCTGGGATATCTGCTCTCAAAT ACTTGTCCAGTTACAAGACTAATATCAATAGCATCCAGGCTATCAATCAAAGGGGTGATTTCTCCACAGTGACCAATGCCATGACAGGGATGAGCCCCTCCCCCTCACTCTCTGCCCTGTCCAGCCGAGCTGGCTCCATCAGCAGTCTGCATGACCGGATCATGTTCAGCCCGGGAAGCGAGGAAGCCATTGAGAGGCTGAAA GAAACTGAGAAGATAATCGCAGAACTCAATGAAACTTGGGAAGAGAAGCTTCGCCGCACCGAGGCCATTCGAATGGAAAG GGAGGCACTTTTAGCTGAAATGGGTGTGGCGATGAGGGAAGATGGAGGTACCGTTGGAGTCTTTTCACCAAAGAAG ACTCCACACTTGGTCAACCTCAATGAAGATCCACTGATGTCTGAGTGCTTATTGTACTACATTAAAGATGGAATCACCAA GGTCGGCCGTGAAGATGCCAGCAGTCGGCAGGACATTGTTCTGAGCGGCCATTTCATTAAAGATGAACACTGTATATTTACAAGTAGTACAAATGCCTCAGGAGAGGGTACGGTTGTCCTGGAGCCTTGTGAAGGAGCAGAGACTTACGTTAACGGCAAGAGAGTGACAGAGCCCACTGTTCTCAGATCAG GTAACCGTATCATTATGGGCAAGAGCCACGTGTTCCGTTTCAATGACCCAGAGCAAGCACGGCAAGAGAGGGAGAGGACCCCATGTGCAGACACACCTGTGGAGCCGGTGGACTGGGCCTTTGCCCAGAGAGAGCTATTGGAGAAACAAGGCATTGACATGAAACAAGAGATGGAGCAAAG GTTACAGGAGCTGGAGGACCAGTACCGCAAGGAGAGAGAAGAAGCAAGCAACCTTCTGGAACAGCAGAGACTG gaCTATGAGAGTAAGCTGGAAGCTCTTCAGAGGCAGGTCAACTCCAGATATTACCCAGAAACcactgaggaagaggaggaaccAGAAGAGGAAG TGCTGTGGACAAAGCGGGAGACGGAACTGGCCCTCTGGGCTTTCCGGAAATGGCGATTCTATCAGTTCACCTCTCTCAGAGACCTGCTCTGGGGAAATGCAATTTTCCTCAAGGAGGCTAATGCCATTAGTGTGGAGCTGAAGAAAAAG gttcagtttcagtttgtgCTGTTAACGGATACACTGTACTCCCCACTGCCCCCTGACCTCCTGCCCCCCAGCATAGCCAAAGACAGGGAGAAAAGGCTATTCCCTCGCACCATTGTAGCAGTAGAGGTTCAGGACCAGAAAAATGGTGCCACACACTACTGGACCCTGGACAAACTCAG ACAAAGACTGGATTTGATGAGAGAAATGTATGACCGAGCAGCAGAGGTGCCCAGTACGGCAGTCGAGGACTGTGATCATATGATGTCCGGTGGTGACCCCTTCTATGACCGCTTTCCATGGTTCCGCCTGGTTGGTCG CACTCCCATTCTCAACACGTGCATGACCGAGCGCATGAGTGGCCTTACCCTTTCCCCCACCCTCTCCGACCCTGACTCTGACATAACCGAGCTTGCCGATGAGCGGCATTATGGGAAAGTCGAGGTGGAGGATGAGGAGTTGGAGGACCTGGACGATGAGATCTTTTTGGAGGACCCTGGCTCAGAGCTTGggagagaggaggaggatggTGTGGGGGAGCACTGCCCAGGTGTCAGCGATGGCCAGGACCCCTTTTACGACCGCTGGCCTCTGTTCAGTTTAGTGGGAAG GGCGTTTGTGTATCTGAGTAATCTGCTGTACCCTGTGCCATTAGTGCACCGTGTGGCCATTGTAAGTGAGAAAGGCGAGGTCAAGGGTTTCCTCCGAGTAGCAGTACAAGCCATATCAG CTGATGAAGAAGCTCCTGATTATGGCTCTGGTGTGAGACAATCAGGAACGGCTAAGATTTCATTTGAGGATCAACAATTTGAGAAG TTCCAGACAGAAACATGCACCGCTGGCATGTCTCACTCAAACACATCTCAAGAGGAGCTGCGCATTGTAGAAGGAGAAGGACAAAACTCAGAGATGGGGCTCAGTGCTGATGAGGTCAACAACAACACCTGTGCAG CCTCTCCTGAAGTTCCTAACAGTCCTCTCAAGGGTCTGGAATGTCCTCTTGATGTGGCCCAGGAAAAATCCTTCCAGCACTTAAAAATAGGCAGCAACTTCACCTTCAGGGTCACAGTGCTTCAGGCCTCCAGCATCTCTGCTGAGTATGCAGATATCTTCTGCCAGTTCAA CTTTATTCACAGACATGACGAGGCATTTTCCACTGAGCCATTAAAGAATACCGGCCGAGGGCCTCCTCTGGGATTCTACCATGTACAGAAT ATAACTGTAGAGGTCACCAAATCTTTTGTGGAATACATCAAGAGTCAGCCAATAGTTTTTGAGGTATTTGGCCATTACCAAAAACAGCCCTTCCCTCCTCTCTGTAAGGACTTGATTAG TTCATTACGTCCAACAAGAAGGCAGTTCCCTAGGGTTATGCCTTTGTCAAAGCCAG TGCCTGCCACAAAACTGAGCACGCTCACACGCTCCACTGCTGGCCCATGTCACTGCAAATATGACCTTATGGCATTTTTTGAGATCTGTGAGCTGGAGGCCAACGGAGA CTATATCCCAGCTGTTGTTGATCACAGGGGTGGAATGCCCTGCCATGGTACATTCCTGTTGCACCAG GGCATCCAAAGGAGAATTACAGTCACTATAGCCCATGAAACCGGCAATGATATTGAGTGGAAGGAGGTTAAAGAGCTCGTCATAG GGCGCATCCGTAACACACCCGAGGCAGATGAGACTATCATCGACCCCAACATCCTGTCCCTCAACATCCTGTCTTCAGGCTACATACGACCATCTTATGATGACAG AGTGTCATTGGGAATTGACCATAG GACATTTTACCGCTTTGAGGCAGCATGGGATAGCTCCATGCACAACTCCCTTCTGCTGAACCGTGTCACTCCATATGGAGAGAAAATTTACATCACACTCTCCGCCTATCTTGAG ATGGAGAACTGCACTCAGCCCACTGTCATCACTAAggacttttgcatggtgttctACTCCAGAGACGCTAAACTTCCTGCGTCTCGCTCCATTCGAAACCTTTTCAGCACTGGTGCCTTTAGGCCCTCTGAGAG TAACCGTGTGACTGGAGTGTACGAATTAAGCCTCTGTCATTTGGCTGACATTGGAAGTCCTG GTATGCAAAGGAGGCGCAGACGGGTGCTGGACACCTCAGTGGCGTATGTGCGTGGAGAGGAGAACCTTGCAGGTTGGAGGCCCCGCAGTGACAGCCTCATCCTGGACCACCAGTGGGAGCTAGAGAAACTTAGCCTCCTACAAGAG GTGGAGAAGACCAGGCATTACCTTCTGCTGAGAGAGAAGCTAGAAGCATCTCTGCTGCTGGGACAGGATTCTTTCTGTGGCAAAGACCTGATGGACTCACCTAAGGCCTCCAGCCCCATGATCAGCCCAGTAGTCAGTCTGGGTTTGGACAGTCCCAATGAGAGGCAGAGGGAGCTGGCTGCCAAG TGTGTGCGACTGCTCATGCACACCTTCAACAGGCAGTACAGCCAGGTGAGCAGCAGTCTCAGTGAGAGCAAG ctGTCAGAGATGTCCGCATCCCTTTTAAGAGACGGTTCTTCTTCAcctctaaacactttgacacccTCCTCCACCTGCCCGTCACTGGTGGACAGTCACTATGGCAATCCAGACCTCAG AGGAGCTGAGGCTAACTCAGGTGCCTCTAGCCCTGATCTCGACCCCTTCAGCCCCATAGAGAGAAAACCCAGGAGCTGCACCTTCATCCCGAACATCCAGGAGATTCGTGTCAG CCCCATTGTGTCAAAGAAAGGCTATCTACACTTTCTTGAGCCACACACCAGTGGCTGGGTGAAGCGGTACATTGTGGTACGGCGGCCCTACGTCTACCTGTACCGCAGTGAGAGAGACTGCGTGGAGAGAGCCGTCATCAACCTGTCCTCTGCCCAGGTGGAGTACAGCGAAGATCAGCAGACCATGCTGAGG GCTCCTAACACTTTTGCAGTGTGCACTGAGCACCGGAACATTCTCCTCCAAGCAGGCAATGACAAAGAGATGCATGACTGGTTGTACGCATTCAACCCACTGCTGGCAGGAACTATCAG GTCTAAGCTTTCCAGAAGAAAATCAGGACAGATGAGGATGTGA